A genomic window from Pirellulales bacterium includes:
- a CDS encoding ECF-type sigma factor, protein MTDITRILTAADAGGASAADELLPLVYAELRRLARHRLTKEHPGQTLDATGLVHEAFLRLMPAGRAAGQEQHWQGRAHFFAAAAEAMRRILVESARRKRSLKHGGNLHRHSTNDLHLAVEVPPDDVLAVDESLERLAAIDAQAAQVVKLHFFAGMTLDEVAAALEISSRTAHRNWAFARACLARMLGKTEE, encoded by the coding sequence ATGACCGACATCACACGCATTCTGACCGCAGCGGACGCGGGTGGCGCGAGCGCCGCCGACGAGCTGCTGCCGCTGGTATATGCTGAGCTGCGCCGTTTAGCGAGGCACAGGCTTACCAAGGAACACCCCGGACAGACGTTAGACGCCACGGGCCTGGTTCACGAAGCCTTTCTACGGCTCATGCCGGCTGGTCGCGCCGCCGGGCAAGAACAGCACTGGCAGGGTCGTGCCCACTTCTTTGCGGCCGCGGCCGAGGCGATGCGCCGGATCCTTGTGGAAAGTGCTCGGCGCAAGCGCAGCCTCAAACATGGCGGGAATCTGCATCGCCACTCGACCAATGATTTGCATCTGGCCGTTGAGGTACCGCCGGATGACGTGCTAGCTGTTGATGAGTCACTCGAAAGGCTGGCCGCGATCGACGCTCAGGCCGCTCAAGTCGTCAAGCTGCATTTTTTTGCGGGTATGACGCTCGACGAGGTCGCCGCTGCCTTGGAAATCTCAAGCCGCACGGCACATCGAAACTGGGCGTTTGCCCGGGCTTGTCTTGCACGAATGCTTGGCAAAACCGAGGAGTAA